Proteins from one Candida orthopsilosis Co 90-125, chromosome 2 draft sequence genomic window:
- a CDS encoding Ald6 aldehyde dehydrogenase, which produces MLSRVLKTRGSLQVAKKSLNLQAIRSKTGISLSSTLSSYPKDHTEKGTEPYLTPSFLNNEFIKSESTEWFDIHDPATNNVVSKVPQSTESELDEAIASAHKAFPGWRDTSIIKRQSIAFKFAALLRENMDRLAGMIVLEQGKTFADAQGDVLRGLQVAEQACNITNDLKGETLEVSTDMETKMIREPLGVIGSICPFNFPAMVPLWSLPLVLVTGNTAVIKPSERVPGAAMVICELAAKAGVPPGVINIVHGKHATVNKLVEDPRIKALTFVGGDKAGKYIYEKGSALGKRVQANLGAKNHLVVLPDAPKQQFINALNGAAFGAAGQRCMAISVLVTVGKTKEWIQDIIKDASKLVTGSGFDPSSDLGPLVNPESLKRAEEIIEDSVANGAKLELDGRGYKPKDSKFANGNFLAPTILTNVKPGLRAYDEEIFAPVLSVVNVDTIDEAIELINANKYGNGVSIFTSNGGSAQYFTKRIDVGQVGVNIPIPVPLPMFSFTGSRGSFLGDLNFYGKAGVTFLTKPKTITAAWKVNTIDEEILKPSTSMPIQQ; this is translated from the coding sequence ATGTTGTCTAGAGTTTTAAAAACCAGAGGCTCACTTCAAGTAGCCAAGAAATCATTAAATTTACAAGCCATTAGATCAAAAACTGGTAtttctttatcatcaacacttTCATCATACCCAAAGGACCATACCGAAAAGGGAACTGAACCATATTTGACTCCAAGTTTCCTCAACAATGAGTTTATCAAATCTGAATCTACTGAATGGTTTGACATTCATGATCCAGCCACCAATAATGTCGTTTCTAAAGTACCCCAATCTACTGAAAGTGAATTAGACGAAGCTATTGCCAGCGCTCACAAAGCTTTCCCTGGATGGAGAGATACCAGTATTATTAAAAGACAAAGTAttgctttcaaatttgCTGCTTTGTTGAGAGAAAACATGGACCGTTTGGCCGGTATGATTGTTTTGGAACAAGGTAAAACATTTGCTGATGCACAAGGTGATGTTCTTAGAGGATTACAAGTTGCTGAACAGGCTTGTAACATCACTAATGACTTGAAGGGTGAGACCTTGGAAGTCAGTACTGATATGGAAACCAAGATGATTAGAGAACCATTGGGTGTTATTGGTTCTATTTGTCCATTCAACTTCCCAGCCATGGTTCCATTGTGGTCATTGCCATTGGTCTTGGTTACTGGTAACACAGCTGTTATCAAGCCCTCAGAAAGAGTTCCAGGTGCTGCCATGGTTATCTGCGAATTGGCTGCCAAAGCAGGTGTCCCACCAGGAGTTATTAACATTGTCCATGGTAAACACGCCACTGTTaacaaattggttgaagatCCAAGAATCAAAGCATTGACCTTTGTCGGTGGTGACAAGGCTGGTAAGTACATTTACGAAAAGGGTTCCGCTTTAGGTAAAAGAGTTCAAGCCAACTTGGGTGCCAAGAACCATTTGGTTGTTTTACCAGATGCtccaaaacaacaatttatcaatgcaTTGAATGGTGCTGCTTTTGGTGCTGCAGGTCAAAGGTGTATGGCTATCAGTGTCTTGGTTACTGTTGGAAAGACTAAAGAATGGATTCAAGATATTATCAAAGATGCCAGCAAATTGGTTACTGGTTCCGGTTTTGACCCATCATCAGATTTAGGCCCATTGGTTAACCCAGAATCTTTAAAGAGAGCGGAGGAGATTATCGAAGATTCAGTTGCCAACGGTGCTAAATTAGAATTGGATGGTAGAGGATACAAGCCAAAAGACTCCAAATTTGCCAATGGTAACTTCTTAGCCCCTACTATTTTAACCAATGTCAAACCAGGTCTTAGGGcttatgatgaagaaatctTTGCTCCAGTTCTTTCCGTTGTTAATGTCGATactattgatgaagctaTTGAATTAATTAATGCAAACAAATATGGTAATGGTGTCTCTATCTTCACTTCAAACGGTGGATCAGCTCAATATTTCACCAAGAGAATTGACGTTGGACAAGTTGGTGTTAACATTCCAATTCCAGTGCCTTTGCCAATGTTTTCATTCACTGGTTCAAGAGGATCATTCTTGGGTGATTTGAACTTCTATGGTAAAGCTGGTGTTACTTTCTTGACTAAACCAAAGACCATTACTGCTGCTTGGAAAGTAAAcaccattgatgaagaaattttgaaa